In a single window of the Anguilla rostrata isolate EN2019 chromosome 6, ASM1855537v3, whole genome shotgun sequence genome:
- the LOC135257022 gene encoding breast cancer metastasis-suppressor 1-like protein-A has protein sequence MPVHSREKKDSNHEEMEVDYPEQDASSSDEEDTESSSVSEDGDSSEMDDEDCERRRMECLDEMTNLEKQFTDLKDQLYKERLSQVDVKLQEVMAGNAPEYLEPLANLQESMKIRTKVAGIYRELCLESVKNKYDCEVQAAFQHWESEKLLLFDTVQSELEEKIRRLEEDRHSIDITSELWNDGMQSKKNRKKDPFSPDKKKKPVVVSGPYIVYMLQDLDILEDWTAIRKAMATLAPHRVKADVPAKNEKHQHSARSEDGRLFYDGEWYSRGQAICIHKKDEYPTSAIITTINHDEVWFKRLDGSKSKLYISQLQKGRYTIKHS, from the exons ATGCCGGTTCACTCGCGGGAAAAGAAAGACAGTAATCATGAAGAAATGGAGGTGGATTACCCGGAGCAAGACGCTAGCAGTTCCGACGAAGAGGACACCGAAAGCTCCTCCGTTTCTGAAGATGGAGACAGTTCag AGATGGACGATGAGGATTGCGAAAGGAGAAGAATGGAATGCCTAGACGAAATGACCAACTTAGAGAAACAGTTCACTGATCTCAAAGACCA GCTCTATAAAGAGAGACTCAGCCAAGTAGATGTTAAGTTGCAGGAAGTGATGGCGGGCAATGCCCCTGAGTATCTCGAACCCTTGGCCAACTTGCAGGAGAGCATGAAGATCAGAACAAAGGTTGCAG GCATCTATCGAGAGCTGTGCCTGGAGTCTGTGAAGAACAAGTATGACTGCGAGGTCCAGGCTGCCTTCCAGCACTGGGAG AGTGAAAAGCTGCTGCTGTTCGACACTGTGCAGAGCGAGCTGGAGGAGAAAATCAGGCGGTTAGAGGAGGATCGCCACAGCATAGACATTACCTCAG AGCTGTGGAATGACGGGATGCAGTCCAAGAAGAACAGGAAGAAAGACCCCTTCAGCCCTGACAAAAAGAAGAAGCCTGTCGTCGTCTCCG GACCCTATATTGTTTACATGCTACAAGATTTGGACATTCTGGAAGACTGGACCGCGATAAGAAAG GCAATGGCTACATTGGCACCACACAGAGTCAAGGCAGATG TGCCTGCTAAGAATGAGAAGCACCAGCACAGCGCTAGGTCTGAGGACGGGCGCTTGTTCTACGACGGCGAGTGGTACAGCCGGGGACAGGCCATATGCATCCACAAGAAGGACGAATATCCCACCAG TGCCATAATAACCACCATTAACCATGACGAGGTGTGGTTCAAGCGGCTGGATGGCAGCAAGTCGAAGCTGTACATTTCCCAGCTGCAGAAAGGCAGATACACCATAAAACACTCCTAG
- the LOC135257023 gene encoding solute carrier family 25 member 47-B-like isoform X2 produces the protein MHFGESVSTIDMLFLQLCLNSLRVLYKVFCSCYGKFSVGVLPGKLSTTTLDGALGVAVGYPLDTVKVYGFFKGMSVPLTTVSITSSVVFGTYRNCLQCLLQLHSGSPEAMPTKLDIFLSGLAGGVTQVLVMSPMDTVKVRLQCQMEPRQLSANQTLPKYRGPIHCMLTIGQEEGVLSLYRGAPALALRDGPSFATYFLTYSTLCEWLTPADQKQPAWPVVMLAGGLAGIFGWTVGTPMDVIKARLQVDGMGKRRYNGFLHCIAESVRQEGPGVFFKGLGLNCMRAFPVNMVVFITYEQVASLLRTLP, from the exons atgcattttggggAAAGCGTAAGCACGATTGATATGCTATTCCTGCAACTTTGTTTAAATAGTCTACGAGTGTTATATAaagtgttttgcagttgttaCGGCAAATTTTCCGTGGGTGTCCTTCCTGGAAAGTTGTCAACAACAACACTCGATG GAGCCTTAGGTGTGGCCGTAGGCTACCCTTTGGACACAGTCAAG GTATATGGGTTCTTCAAAGGCATGTCAGTGCCCTTGACCACGGTGTCTATCACCTCCTCTGTGGTCTTTGGAACCTACAGGAACTGCTTGCAGTGTTTACTGCAACTGCACTCTGGTAGCCCAGAGGCCATGCCAACCAAGCTGGACATCTTCCTATCAGGGCTCGCAGGAGGCGTAACCCAG GTGTTGGTCATGTCTCCAATGGACACTGTTAAAGTGCGGCTGCAGTGCCAGATGGAGCCACGCCAACTTTCAGCCAACCAAACCCTACCCAAATACCGGGGACCTATACACTGCATGCTGACCATTGGCCAAGAGGAGGGGGTGTTGAGCCTGTACAGGGGCGCCCCTGCCCTCGCCCTACGAGATGGCCCCTCCTTTGCCACCTACTTCCTGACCTACAGCACCCTGTGTGAGTGGCTCACACCAGCCGACCAGAAACAACCAG CGTGGCCTGTGGTTATGCTGGCTGGAGGATTGGCTGGGATCTTTGGCTGGACTGTTGGGACACCCATGGATGTGATCAAGGCTCGCCTGCAGGTGGACGGGATGGGGAAAAGGAGGTATAACGGCTTCCTGCACTGCATTGCTGAGAGCGTTCGCCAAGAGGGACCTGGTGTCTTTTTCAAGGGTTTGGGACTTAATTGCATGCGTGCCTTCCCAGTCAACATGGTAGTATTTATCACGTACGAGCAAGTGGCGAGCCTACTCAGGACGCTGCCCTAG
- the LOC135257023 gene encoding solute carrier family 25 member 47-B-like isoform X1, translated as MHFGESVSTIDMLFLQLCLNSLRVLYKVFCSCYGKFSVGVLPGKLSTTTLDGALGVAVGYPLDTVKVRIQTQQKFTGVWHCFRSTCKTEGVYGFFKGMSVPLTTVSITSSVVFGTYRNCLQCLLQLHSGSPEAMPTKLDIFLSGLAGGVTQVLVMSPMDTVKVRLQCQMEPRQLSANQTLPKYRGPIHCMLTIGQEEGVLSLYRGAPALALRDGPSFATYFLTYSTLCEWLTPADQKQPAWPVVMLAGGLAGIFGWTVGTPMDVIKARLQVDGMGKRRYNGFLHCIAESVRQEGPGVFFKGLGLNCMRAFPVNMVVFITYEQVASLLRTLP; from the exons atgcattttggggAAAGCGTAAGCACGATTGATATGCTATTCCTGCAACTTTGTTTAAATAGTCTACGAGTGTTATATAaagtgttttgcagttgttaCGGCAAATTTTCCGTGGGTGTCCTTCCTGGAAAGTTGTCAACAACAACACTCGATG GAGCCTTAGGTGTGGCCGTAGGCTACCCTTTGGACACAGTCAAG GTGAGGATACAGACCCAGCAGAAGTTCACTGGGGTTTGGCATTGTTTTCGCTCCACCTGTAAGACTGAAGGG GTATATGGGTTCTTCAAAGGCATGTCAGTGCCCTTGACCACGGTGTCTATCACCTCCTCTGTGGTCTTTGGAACCTACAGGAACTGCTTGCAGTGTTTACTGCAACTGCACTCTGGTAGCCCAGAGGCCATGCCAACCAAGCTGGACATCTTCCTATCAGGGCTCGCAGGAGGCGTAACCCAG GTGTTGGTCATGTCTCCAATGGACACTGTTAAAGTGCGGCTGCAGTGCCAGATGGAGCCACGCCAACTTTCAGCCAACCAAACCCTACCCAAATACCGGGGACCTATACACTGCATGCTGACCATTGGCCAAGAGGAGGGGGTGTTGAGCCTGTACAGGGGCGCCCCTGCCCTCGCCCTACGAGATGGCCCCTCCTTTGCCACCTACTTCCTGACCTACAGCACCCTGTGTGAGTGGCTCACACCAGCCGACCAGAAACAACCAG CGTGGCCTGTGGTTATGCTGGCTGGAGGATTGGCTGGGATCTTTGGCTGGACTGTTGGGACACCCATGGATGTGATCAAGGCTCGCCTGCAGGTGGACGGGATGGGGAAAAGGAGGTATAACGGCTTCCTGCACTGCATTGCTGAGAGCGTTCGCCAAGAGGGACCTGGTGTCTTTTTCAAGGGTTTGGGACTTAATTGCATGCGTGCCTTCCCAGTCAACATGGTAGTATTTATCACGTACGAGCAAGTGGCGAGCCTACTCAGGACGCTGCCCTAG
- the LOC135257023 gene encoding solute carrier family 25 member 47-B-like isoform X5 yields the protein MSVPLTTVSITSSVVFGTYRNCLQCLLQLHSGSPEAMPTKLDIFLSGLAGGVTQVLVMSPMDTVKVRLQCQMEPRQLSANQTLPKYRGPIHCMLTIGQEEGVLSLYRGAPALALRDGPSFATYFLTYSTLCEWLTPADQKQPAWPVVMLAGGLAGIFGWTVGTPMDVIKARLQVDGMGKRRYNGFLHCIAESVRQEGPGVFFKGLGLNCMRAFPVNMVVFITYEQVASLLRTLP from the exons ATGTCAGTGCCCTTGACCACGGTGTCTATCACCTCCTCTGTGGTCTTTGGAACCTACAGGAACTGCTTGCAGTGTTTACTGCAACTGCACTCTGGTAGCCCAGAGGCCATGCCAACCAAGCTGGACATCTTCCTATCAGGGCTCGCAGGAGGCGTAACCCAG GTGTTGGTCATGTCTCCAATGGACACTGTTAAAGTGCGGCTGCAGTGCCAGATGGAGCCACGCCAACTTTCAGCCAACCAAACCCTACCCAAATACCGGGGACCTATACACTGCATGCTGACCATTGGCCAAGAGGAGGGGGTGTTGAGCCTGTACAGGGGCGCCCCTGCCCTCGCCCTACGAGATGGCCCCTCCTTTGCCACCTACTTCCTGACCTACAGCACCCTGTGTGAGTGGCTCACACCAGCCGACCAGAAACAACCAG CGTGGCCTGTGGTTATGCTGGCTGGAGGATTGGCTGGGATCTTTGGCTGGACTGTTGGGACACCCATGGATGTGATCAAGGCTCGCCTGCAGGTGGACGGGATGGGGAAAAGGAGGTATAACGGCTTCCTGCACTGCATTGCTGAGAGCGTTCGCCAAGAGGGACCTGGTGTCTTTTTCAAGGGTTTGGGACTTAATTGCATGCGTGCCTTCCCAGTCAACATGGTAGTATTTATCACGTACGAGCAAGTGGCGAGCCTACTCAGGACGCTGCCCTAG
- the LOC135257023 gene encoding solute carrier family 25 member 47-A-like isoform X4 codes for MHFADFVAGSVGGALGVAVGYPLDTVKVYGFFKGMSVPLTTVSITSSVVFGTYRNCLQCLLQLHSGSPEAMPTKLDIFLSGLAGGVTQVLVMSPMDTVKVRLQCQMEPRQLSANQTLPKYRGPIHCMLTIGQEEGVLSLYRGAPALALRDGPSFATYFLTYSTLCEWLTPADQKQPAWPVVMLAGGLAGIFGWTVGTPMDVIKARLQVDGMGKRRYNGFLHCIAESVRQEGPGVFFKGLGLNCMRAFPVNMVVFITYEQVASLLRTLP; via the exons ATGCACTTTGCGGATTTCGTAGCTGGGTCTGTGGGAG GAGCCTTAGGTGTGGCCGTAGGCTACCCTTTGGACACAGTCAAG GTATATGGGTTCTTCAAAGGCATGTCAGTGCCCTTGACCACGGTGTCTATCACCTCCTCTGTGGTCTTTGGAACCTACAGGAACTGCTTGCAGTGTTTACTGCAACTGCACTCTGGTAGCCCAGAGGCCATGCCAACCAAGCTGGACATCTTCCTATCAGGGCTCGCAGGAGGCGTAACCCAG GTGTTGGTCATGTCTCCAATGGACACTGTTAAAGTGCGGCTGCAGTGCCAGATGGAGCCACGCCAACTTTCAGCCAACCAAACCCTACCCAAATACCGGGGACCTATACACTGCATGCTGACCATTGGCCAAGAGGAGGGGGTGTTGAGCCTGTACAGGGGCGCCCCTGCCCTCGCCCTACGAGATGGCCCCTCCTTTGCCACCTACTTCCTGACCTACAGCACCCTGTGTGAGTGGCTCACACCAGCCGACCAGAAACAACCAG CGTGGCCTGTGGTTATGCTGGCTGGAGGATTGGCTGGGATCTTTGGCTGGACTGTTGGGACACCCATGGATGTGATCAAGGCTCGCCTGCAGGTGGACGGGATGGGGAAAAGGAGGTATAACGGCTTCCTGCACTGCATTGCTGAGAGCGTTCGCCAAGAGGGACCTGGTGTCTTTTTCAAGGGTTTGGGACTTAATTGCATGCGTGCCTTCCCAGTCAACATGGTAGTATTTATCACGTACGAGCAAGTGGCGAGCCTACTCAGGACGCTGCCCTAG
- the LOC135257023 gene encoding solute carrier family 25 member 47-B-like isoform X3 has product MHFADFVAGSVGGALGVAVGYPLDTVKVRIQTQQKFTGVWHCFRSTCKTEGVYGFFKGMSVPLTTVSITSSVVFGTYRNCLQCLLQLHSGSPEAMPTKLDIFLSGLAGGVTQVLVMSPMDTVKVRLQCQMEPRQLSANQTLPKYRGPIHCMLTIGQEEGVLSLYRGAPALALRDGPSFATYFLTYSTLCEWLTPADQKQPAWPVVMLAGGLAGIFGWTVGTPMDVIKARLQVDGMGKRRYNGFLHCIAESVRQEGPGVFFKGLGLNCMRAFPVNMVVFITYEQVASLLRTLP; this is encoded by the exons ATGCACTTTGCGGATTTCGTAGCTGGGTCTGTGGGAG GAGCCTTAGGTGTGGCCGTAGGCTACCCTTTGGACACAGTCAAG GTGAGGATACAGACCCAGCAGAAGTTCACTGGGGTTTGGCATTGTTTTCGCTCCACCTGTAAGACTGAAGGG GTATATGGGTTCTTCAAAGGCATGTCAGTGCCCTTGACCACGGTGTCTATCACCTCCTCTGTGGTCTTTGGAACCTACAGGAACTGCTTGCAGTGTTTACTGCAACTGCACTCTGGTAGCCCAGAGGCCATGCCAACCAAGCTGGACATCTTCCTATCAGGGCTCGCAGGAGGCGTAACCCAG GTGTTGGTCATGTCTCCAATGGACACTGTTAAAGTGCGGCTGCAGTGCCAGATGGAGCCACGCCAACTTTCAGCCAACCAAACCCTACCCAAATACCGGGGACCTATACACTGCATGCTGACCATTGGCCAAGAGGAGGGGGTGTTGAGCCTGTACAGGGGCGCCCCTGCCCTCGCCCTACGAGATGGCCCCTCCTTTGCCACCTACTTCCTGACCTACAGCACCCTGTGTGAGTGGCTCACACCAGCCGACCAGAAACAACCAG CGTGGCCTGTGGTTATGCTGGCTGGAGGATTGGCTGGGATCTTTGGCTGGACTGTTGGGACACCCATGGATGTGATCAAGGCTCGCCTGCAGGTGGACGGGATGGGGAAAAGGAGGTATAACGGCTTCCTGCACTGCATTGCTGAGAGCGTTCGCCAAGAGGGACCTGGTGTCTTTTTCAAGGGTTTGGGACTTAATTGCATGCGTGCCTTCCCAGTCAACATGGTAGTATTTATCACGTACGAGCAAGTGGCGAGCCTACTCAGGACGCTGCCCTAG
- the LOC135257023 gene encoding solute carrier family 25 member 47-B-like isoform X6, with the protein MSPMDTVKVRLQCQMEPRQLSANQTLPKYRGPIHCMLTIGQEEGVLSLYRGAPALALRDGPSFATYFLTYSTLCEWLTPADQKQPAWPVVMLAGGLAGIFGWTVGTPMDVIKARLQVDGMGKRRYNGFLHCIAESVRQEGPGVFFKGLGLNCMRAFPVNMVVFITYEQVASLLRTLP; encoded by the exons ATGTCTCCAATGGACACTGTTAAAGTGCGGCTGCAGTGCCAGATGGAGCCACGCCAACTTTCAGCCAACCAAACCCTACCCAAATACCGGGGACCTATACACTGCATGCTGACCATTGGCCAAGAGGAGGGGGTGTTGAGCCTGTACAGGGGCGCCCCTGCCCTCGCCCTACGAGATGGCCCCTCCTTTGCCACCTACTTCCTGACCTACAGCACCCTGTGTGAGTGGCTCACACCAGCCGACCAGAAACAACCAG CGTGGCCTGTGGTTATGCTGGCTGGAGGATTGGCTGGGATCTTTGGCTGGACTGTTGGGACACCCATGGATGTGATCAAGGCTCGCCTGCAGGTGGACGGGATGGGGAAAAGGAGGTATAACGGCTTCCTGCACTGCATTGCTGAGAGCGTTCGCCAAGAGGGACCTGGTGTCTTTTTCAAGGGTTTGGGACTTAATTGCATGCGTGCCTTCCCAGTCAACATGGTAGTATTTATCACGTACGAGCAAGTGGCGAGCCTACTCAGGACGCTGCCCTAG
- the LOC135257023 gene encoding solute carrier family 25 member 47-B-like isoform X7 produces the protein MEPRQLSANQTLPKYRGPIHCMLTIGQEEGVLSLYRGAPALALRDGPSFATYFLTYSTLCEWLTPADQKQPAWPVVMLAGGLAGIFGWTVGTPMDVIKARLQVDGMGKRRYNGFLHCIAESVRQEGPGVFFKGLGLNCMRAFPVNMVVFITYEQVASLLRTLP, from the exons ATGGAGCCACGCCAACTTTCAGCCAACCAAACCCTACCCAAATACCGGGGACCTATACACTGCATGCTGACCATTGGCCAAGAGGAGGGGGTGTTGAGCCTGTACAGGGGCGCCCCTGCCCTCGCCCTACGAGATGGCCCCTCCTTTGCCACCTACTTCCTGACCTACAGCACCCTGTGTGAGTGGCTCACACCAGCCGACCAGAAACAACCAG CGTGGCCTGTGGTTATGCTGGCTGGAGGATTGGCTGGGATCTTTGGCTGGACTGTTGGGACACCCATGGATGTGATCAAGGCTCGCCTGCAGGTGGACGGGATGGGGAAAAGGAGGTATAACGGCTTCCTGCACTGCATTGCTGAGAGCGTTCGCCAAGAGGGACCTGGTGTCTTTTTCAAGGGTTTGGGACTTAATTGCATGCGTGCCTTCCCAGTCAACATGGTAGTATTTATCACGTACGAGCAAGTGGCGAGCCTACTCAGGACGCTGCCCTAG